In a single window of the Scyliorhinus canicula chromosome 1, sScyCan1.1, whole genome shotgun sequence genome:
- the LOC119975816 gene encoding beta-3 adrenergic receptor isoform X2 has product MGVMPFVVMSVFYQDWNRYNDLCLYVGYTSSVYCTASVLTLAAIALDRYHAIIDCLQYNSQTTVRRTVATVVWIWLQSAISSCPPLLGWGRFGYSPAIYSCSVEWTDSLSYTGFVAVFSFLLPASVMIFCYVRIVKVARGHAKRIHHMENQLQRRGGGRSPGSERPTFSRLISSVNSRIIVEERRGGACDLGHHPHGKRSDIFSKYSSPGREHHGAFRLFLVIFAFFCCWVPYEVVGLVQAVETALRGSGQPSRIPPGLVTTVHWLALLNSDINPLLYALLSRRFRKALRHWQRRLEAKVRLGVPPPASRWRDEEEEAGGTATVSLFQAGLPSKQRRTSSNVTGISQLSPREPRLQVRSCSVFSISSFPHSLPDEHLEDFLTAQISGPASANSLVFVPPDRTFEKHRDSKGDIPASQYLKVPQLPPETDSIILPSQTFSEKHPSTYVFGNITVKVENDAIDL; this is encoded by the coding sequence GATCTGTGCCTCTATGTGGGTTACACCTCCTCGGTGTACTGCACGGCCTCGGTGCTCACCCTGGCTGCCATAGCCCTGGACCGTTATCACGCCATCATCGACTGCCTGCAGTACAACTCGCAGACTACGGTGCGGCGGACAGTGGCTACCGTGGTCTGGATCTGGCTACAGTCTGCCATCAGCAGCTGCCCCCCGCTGCTGGGCTGGGGCCGCTTCGGTTACTCTCCGGCTATCTACAGCTGCTCGGTGGAATGGACGGACAGCCTGAGCTACACGGGATTCGTGGCCGTCTTCTCCTTCCTGCTGCCCGCCTCCGTCATGATCTTCTGCTACGTCCGGATAGTAAAGGTGGCCCGGGGACACGCCAAGAGAATTCACCACATGGAGAACCAACTGCAGCGCAGAGGGGGTGGTCGCAGCCCAGGCTCCGAGCGGCCGACATTCTCCCGCTTAATCAGCAGCGTCAACTCACGGATCATCGTGGAGGAGCGTCGGGGCGGCGCCTGCGACCTCGGCCATCACCCTCACGGTAAAAGGTCGGACATCTTCTCCAAGTACAGCTCACCGGGCCGTGAGCACCATGGTGCTTTCCGCCTCTTCCTGGTCATCTTCGCCTTCTTCTGCTGCTGGGTGCCCTATGAGGTGGTAGGCCTGGTGCAGGCGGTGGAGACGGCCCTGCGCGGCAGCGGGCAGCCCTCCCGCATCCCCCCCGGCCTGGTGACCACCGTGCACTGGCTGGCCCTGCTCAACTCGGACATCAACCCGCTACTCTACGCACTGCTCAGCCGGCGTTTCCGCAAAGCCCTGCGGCACTGGCAGCGCCGGCTGGAGGCCAAGGTGCGCCTGGGGGTCCCCCCGCCGGCCTCCCGGTGgcgggacgaggaggaggaggcagggggCACTGCCACTGTCTCCCTCTTCCAGGCCGGGCTGCCCTCCAAGCAGAGGAGGACCAGCTCCAACGTCACGGGAATAAGCCAGCTTAGCCCCCGGGAGCCTCGGCTCCAGGTCCGCTCCTGCTCCGTcttctccatcagctccttcccCCACAGTCTGCCAGATGAGCACTTGGAGGACTTTCTGACCGCCCAGATCTCCGGCCCGGCTTCAGCCAACTCCCTGGTGTTTGTGCCGCCTGACAGGACATTTGAGAAACACAGAGACTCGAAGGGCGACATTCCCGCCTCTCAGTATTTAAAAGTCCCACAGCTTCCACCAGAGACTGACAGCATCATTTTACCCTCACAAACATTCAGTGAAAAACATCCCTCTACATATGTATTTGGAAATATAACAGTTAAGGTCGAAAACGATGCAATTGACTTGTAG